Below is a window of Hydrogenovibrio crunogenus DNA.
GCTCCTTGCATGGCTTGAGGAGAGGAGTAAAGGGCCGAGCCAATTAATAAACGGCTATTCAGAGTTTTTCCGCCCACCGTCCATGACATGGGAGACGATTTTTGAGAATGTTCAGACATCTGGTTCATTTAACCTCCTTGCATGGGTGCGACAATTTCGATGCGATCATCGGCTTGTACGCATGTGTTTTTATACTGACTGCGGGGGACGAAAGCTTCATTGATGGCAACTGCAAAATTGTGTTCCTGATAGCCCAAATGAATTAACAGATCGGTCAAAGACAACGAGGCCGGAATGGCCTTTATCTCATCATTGATCTGAACAGTAATGGTGGTCATGTGTCTTTCCTTGTAAGTAAGGCTAAGCCGCAGAATCAGACATGAAAGGGATTTCGTTTAAAGCTTGTTCAACCACGGCAGGGGCTAATAGATAGCCATGGCGATATAAGCCATTAATACGGGTGGTTTTATTTTCATGCAGGATTCGCGGTAAATTATCTTTTAATGCCGGGCGACAGTTAGTGAGCATTTTCACAATGCGCGCTTCTCCAAACCCGGAATGTACGCTGTAAACGGCTGAAAGCAACTCCAAACTGGAGCGCACAGACATGTCACTTTGATCTTCGCTTTCAATTTCAGTGGCGCCCACCACATAACGATGGTTGGGACGTGGCACAATGTAAATTCGATAACGCGGGTGCATTAAACGCACCGGTCGAGAAAGGGATACATCCGGTGCGTCGAGCCAAAAAACCTCCCCTCTGACACCACGAAGATCGGCAATATCGGGCTTAGCGCCCA
It encodes the following:
- the thiS gene encoding sulfur carrier protein ThiS, giving the protein MTTITVQINDEIKAIPASLSLTDLLIHLGYQEHNFAVAINEAFVPRSQYKNTCVQADDRIEIVAPMQGG